In one Streptomyces sp. NBC_01288 genomic region, the following are encoded:
- a CDS encoding ricin-type beta-trefoil lectin domain protein, translating to MSRRTPRTARLLLAGLLSVAGFTAAVPPAHAAGEQVTAWLTTTDDAAGRHVTRGLQAQTPFAFSSGTGGSGENITVDENTRYQTFTGGGASFTDTAAWLMNSSGALSTATRNATMTKLFSPTDGIGLSFLRNPMGASDLARYGYSYDDVAAGQTDPNLNSFSIAHDLADVVPLTKQALGLNPSLTVMASPWTAPAWMKDSGSLNGGWLKSEDYGAYANYFVKYLQAYKDQGVPVSYVTVQNEPTCCSGYPSMSWNASGLAYFTKSELLPKLNASGLTTKVLAHDWNWDVYDSYAASTVDDAAVRSNPNFGGIAWHGYGGDVTKQTTVHNQYPTLDAFGTEHSGGTWIANQQREDMSNIIDYTRNWAKSVTKWSLAVDQNMGPHNGGCGTCTGLITVHNGDGASGTVDYTVEYYTMGQLTKFVRPGAQRIASTASTNVPNVAWRNPDGSKALIAYNDASTAKTVTINWGGQHATYSLPGKTSATFTWTGTQAGGGSQTGAFVGLGSKCLDVAGGSTTNGTAVQLYDCNSSTAQQWTVGTDGTVRSLGKCLDVTSASTADGAKLQLYDCNGTAAQQWSYNATTGDVVNTAANKCLDVTGNTSANGTRAQIWTCTGAANQKWHLQ from the coding sequence ATGTCCAGGAGAACCCCCCGCACGGCCCGGCTGCTGCTCGCCGGACTGCTCTCCGTGGCCGGCTTCACCGCGGCCGTACCCCCCGCACACGCTGCCGGTGAACAGGTCACGGCCTGGCTCACCACCACCGACGACGCCGCCGGACGCCATGTCACCCGCGGCCTCCAGGCCCAGACTCCGTTCGCCTTCTCGTCCGGGACGGGCGGCAGCGGCGAGAACATCACCGTCGACGAGAACACCCGCTACCAGACGTTCACCGGGGGCGGCGCGTCCTTCACGGACACGGCGGCCTGGCTGATGAACAGCAGCGGCGCGCTGTCGACGGCGACGCGGAACGCGACCATGACCAAGCTGTTCTCACCGACGGACGGGATCGGGCTGTCGTTCCTGCGCAACCCGATGGGCGCCTCCGACCTGGCCCGCTACGGCTACTCGTACGACGACGTGGCGGCCGGCCAGACCGACCCGAACCTCAACTCCTTCTCGATCGCGCACGACCTGGCCGATGTCGTGCCGCTCACCAAGCAGGCGCTCGGACTGAACCCCTCTCTGACTGTCATGGCCTCGCCATGGACGGCGCCGGCGTGGATGAAGGACAGCGGTTCGCTCAACGGGGGCTGGCTGAAGTCCGAGGACTACGGCGCCTACGCCAACTACTTCGTCAAGTACCTCCAGGCGTACAAGGACCAGGGCGTTCCGGTCTCGTACGTCACCGTCCAGAACGAGCCGACCTGCTGTTCCGGCTACCCGTCGATGAGCTGGAACGCGTCCGGGCTCGCCTACTTCACCAAGAGCGAGCTGCTGCCGAAGCTCAACGCGTCGGGCCTGACGACGAAGGTGCTGGCGCACGACTGGAACTGGGACGTGTACGACTCGTACGCGGCCTCGACGGTGGACGACGCGGCCGTCCGCTCTAACCCCAACTTCGGCGGGATCGCCTGGCACGGCTACGGCGGTGACGTCACCAAGCAGACCACCGTCCACAACCAGTACCCCACCCTCGACGCCTTCGGCACCGAGCACTCCGGCGGCACCTGGATCGCCAACCAGCAGCGCGAGGACATGAGCAACATCATCGACTACACCCGCAACTGGGCGAAGTCGGTGACCAAGTGGTCCCTCGCCGTGGACCAGAACATGGGCCCGCACAACGGCGGTTGCGGCACCTGCACCGGCCTGATCACCGTCCACAACGGCGACGGCGCGAGCGGGACCGTCGACTACACCGTCGAGTACTACACGATGGGCCAGCTGACGAAGTTCGTCCGCCCCGGCGCCCAGCGGATCGCGTCGACGGCGTCCACGAACGTCCCCAACGTGGCATGGCGCAACCCGGACGGCTCGAAGGCGCTGATCGCCTACAACGACGCGTCCACGGCGAAGACGGTGACCATCAACTGGGGTGGCCAGCACGCGACTTACTCCCTCCCCGGCAAGACGTCCGCCACGTTCACCTGGACCGGCACACAGGCCGGCGGCGGCAGCCAGACCGGCGCGTTCGTCGGCCTCGGGAGCAAGTGCCTCGACGTGGCCGGAGGTTCGACCACCAACGGCACGGCCGTCCAGCTCTACGACTGCAACTCCTCGACCGCCCAGCAGTGGACCGTGGGCACCGACGGCACGGTCCGCTCCCTCGGCAAGTGCCTCGACGTGACGTCGGCTTCGACCGCCGACGGGGCGAAGCTCCAGTTGTACGACTGCAATGGAACCGCCGCGCAACAGTGGTCGTACAACGCGACCACCGGTGATGTGGTGAACACGGCGGCCAACAAGTGCCTTGACGTGACGGGCAATACGTCTGCGAACGGGACCCGGGCGCAGATCTGGACGTGCACGGGGGCTGCCAATCAGAAGTGGCATCTGCAGTAG